The following proteins come from a genomic window of Nicotiana tomentosiformis chromosome 12, ASM39032v3, whole genome shotgun sequence:
- the LOC138902632 gene encoding uncharacterized protein, protein MAPKKRARTGQGANVALGVAVDPLFDDAGEHPRGEDNPLNNTLPDSTTPAQATPVPTPTEGATIPPPGFPIPPLASASGSGISDGDLRGAIQILTQIVASQDQRSNVAPTSSSQQGDSTSSRVNRFLQLDPPVFTSANPEEDPQDFIDAMHKTLRVMRTTEMEGVELAAYCLKGVAYSWFELWEDSREEGSPPARWSEFADAFIDHFIPTETRAARAAEFENLRQGSRDMNYGKMVAFAQATEDRKLKNRREREGTSKAWSAGNFGDSFGGGRSAFRGGSSGPTQSHAQYSASALPVGHKPEQLPKPLSVSTLVDKSIVATRVYRGCVVTVRGQDTVADLIELGMVDFDIIMGMDWLHSCFAKLDYRTRTMRFEFPSEPLVEWKGDNVVPKSRFISYLKATKMINNGCIYYFVRVMDTDAEAPTLESVPVVKEFLEVFPDELPRIPPDREIDFGLM, encoded by the exons atggcacctaagaagagagcaagaactggccaaggagccaacgtcgccttaggagtggcagttgaccctttatttgatgatgcgggtgaacacccaaggggtgaggataatcctcTGAATAAtacactacctgattccactacaccggcccaggccacaccagttcctacacctactgagggtgcgacAATTCCTCCACCTGGCTTTCCGATTCCACCTCTAGCCTCAGCTTCTGgctctggtatttctgatggggatcttaggggagctattcagatactgactcagatagtggcttctcaggacCAAAGGTCGAATGTTGCACCTACATCTTCTAGCCAGCAAGGGGATTcaactagttctagggtgaacagatttttgcagttggatcctccggtgttcacgagtgctaatcccgaggaagacccacaggactttattgatgcgatgcataagactctccgagttatgcgcaCTACTGAGATGGaaggagtggagttggccgcctactgcctgaaaggggtggcctattcttggtttgagctgtgggaggactctcgggaggagggaagccctccagcgagatggagtgagtttgctgatgcctttatagaccatttcaTCCCTaccgagactagggcagcccgtgccgcagagtttgagaatcttaggCAAGGGAGTAGgg atatgaactatgggaaaatggtagcatttgctcaagctacagaggaccgcAAGTTGAAGAACAGAAGGGAGCGAGAGGGAACCAGCAAGGCctggtccgcgggcaactttggtgattcatttggtgggggaagatcagctttcaggggagggtcatcagggccaaccCAGTCTCATGCTCAGTATTCAGCTAGTGCACTGCCAGTGGGGCaca aaccggaacagcttcctAAGCCTTTATCTGTATCTACTCTAGTTGACAAGTCTATTGTGGCCACAcgagtttataggggttgtgttgtcacggtgcgcggccaggacaccgtggccgatctcattgaattggggatggttgattttgatataataatgggaatggattggcttcattcatgttttgctaagttAGACTACCGAACTAGAActatgaggtttgaatttccaagtgAGCCActtgttgagtggaagggggataatgtggtgccgaagagtaggtttatttcttaccttaaggccacgaagatgattaacaatgGGTGTATCTATTACTTTGTCCGGGTtatggacaccgatgctgaggcacctacactcgagtcaGTGCCAGTTGTGAAAGAATTtctagaggtctttcctgatgagcttccTAGGATTcctccagatagggagattgattttggattgatgtga